The following are encoded in a window of Candidatus Cloacimonadota bacterium genomic DNA:
- a CDS encoding DUF3786 domain-containing protein produces the protein MFKPKNVMEIFKLLDKSNCRECGEKTCLAFASAVFQGRKNIEECPRLDEKVCADFFLKKEKQTLIENNQEENLKILKNKITRIDLAKRAEEIKAKFSGNKLALKIFGKEFSVDQHGQLYSDIHVNLWVAIPFFYYILYGKGMPVSGEWVSFRELKDGPPRHNFFQKRCEEPMKQLADRYPDLFNYIVRIFGGKKVEQQYQSDISVVLYPFPRVPIMLCYWKAEDGLDSSLNIFFDKTADKNLNSEVIFTMGSGITQMFEKIIRKHGFQDI, from the coding sequence ATGTTTAAACCTAAAAATGTCATGGAAATTTTTAAGCTCCTTGACAAATCAAATTGCAGAGAATGCGGGGAAAAAACCTGTCTGGCTTTTGCCTCTGCTGTTTTCCAGGGCAGGAAAAATATTGAGGAGTGTCCCAGGCTTGATGAAAAAGTGTGTGCAGACTTTTTTTTAAAAAAAGAAAAGCAAACTCTGATTGAAAACAATCAGGAAGAAAATCTGAAAATTTTAAAAAATAAAATTACCAGGATTGACCTTGCAAAAAGAGCCGAGGAGATTAAAGCAAAATTTTCTGGTAATAAACTGGCTCTTAAAATATTTGGTAAAGAGTTTAGTGTGGATCAGCATGGTCAACTCTATTCTGATATACATGTTAATCTATGGGTTGCAATTCCTTTTTTTTATTACATACTTTATGGAAAAGGCATGCCCGTCTCAGGGGAATGGGTTTCCTTCAGAGAACTTAAGGATGGTCCGCCAAGGCATAATTTTTTTCAAAAACGATGCGAAGAACCCATGAAACAACTGGCAGACAGATATCCTGACCTGTTTAACTATATTGTCCGCATTTTTGGAGGGAAAAAAGTTGAACAACAGTATCAGTCAGATATATCAGTGGTTCTGTATCCTTTTCCCAGGGTTCCCATTATGCTGTGCTATTGGAAAGCTGAAGATGGTCTTGATTCAAGCCTGAATATTTTTTTTGATAAAACAGCTGACAAAAATCTTAATAGTGAGGTTATCTTTACCATGGGATCTGGTATAACCCAGATGTTTGAGAAAATTATCCGGAAACATGGTTTTCAAGATATTTAA